A section of the Leptospira kobayashii genome encodes:
- a CDS encoding ankyrin repeat domain-containing protein: MFAFRIGKQWLGLLSAWTQRNRFRNLIKSMLDGDRRRFDVLLDVLKSDTGFGHSAPLLLGLAAVETEDPYFLETLLSSGLDPNRPNEQGIFPLHTAVENGKKESVLILLIRGANPDVCDPDQVTPLHIANSYDGLGEISDLLLEYGANPNRRDRLGKRYLM; encoded by the coding sequence ATGTTCGCTTTTCGCATCGGAAAACAATGGCTCGGTCTCTTGTCTGCTTGGACCCAGAGAAATAGATTTAGAAATTTAATTAAATCTATGTTAGATGGAGACAGGCGAAGGTTCGATGTCCTTTTGGATGTATTGAAATCGGATACGGGATTCGGACATTCCGCTCCGCTTCTTTTGGGACTTGCTGCGGTGGAGACGGAAGACCCTTATTTTTTAGAAACTCTTTTGTCTTCCGGTCTCGATCCGAACAGGCCAAATGAACAGGGAATTTTCCCTCTCCATACTGCCGTTGAGAATGGCAAAAAAGAATCGGTTCTTATACTTTTGATTCGTGGGGCCAACCCGGATGTATGTGACCCGGACCAAGTGACTCCTTTGCATATTGCCAACAGTTATGACGGATTAGGCGAGATTTCCGATTTGTTACTCGAATACGGTGCCAATCCGAATCGGAGAGATCGATTGGGGAAAAGGTATTTGATGTAA
- a CDS encoding sensor histidine kinase, with protein MIKAFIPDWIRRLIYTGVTEDLDFETILRLQITNFAAAFGVASNISYSIVFVLWGFPGGFLPPLLNLCFIVFIGFPIYLNHIRKYNSAKFLLMLALSLDSFTTTALFSGNLLGGHYFFLIFALLPFVIYPYNAKFISILFFILNLFFFFYIEYLSEPPFLALDSPFYSVGLQNFYRILSISVCYIGIATVMLYFLRNTFRNHSELQRTNAYKDKIFSILAHDLKGPMGSMGTFLGILMESVERISPDEMRKGLKELRKNSFQSYVILENLLDWVKNDSHRIHFLPDYISISAIVTGTIELLQIQCAEKNIQWELNLPLSHLPYADERMTATIMRNIISNAVKFSNHSGHVIISSLENETEFEISVEDFGVGIPSGKLEKIQNGLLPGSTFGTAGEKGTGIGLLLAIDLIAQQNGRYILYSEGKGSKFTFFLPKSP; from the coding sequence TTGATCAAAGCTTTCATACCGGACTGGATTCGTCGTCTGATTTATACCGGGGTCACGGAAGATCTGGATTTTGAAACCATCCTCAGGCTTCAAATCACTAATTTCGCTGCAGCATTCGGAGTAGCATCTAATATAAGTTATTCGATCGTGTTTGTTCTGTGGGGATTTCCGGGCGGTTTTTTACCTCCTCTTCTCAACCTTTGTTTCATTGTTTTCATCGGATTCCCAATCTATCTCAATCATATTCGTAAATACAATTCCGCAAAGTTTTTGCTTATGCTTGCATTGTCTTTGGATTCGTTTACAACTACAGCTTTGTTCTCCGGAAATTTGCTGGGCGGACATTATTTTTTTCTGATCTTTGCTTTGCTTCCTTTTGTAATTTATCCTTATAATGCGAAGTTCATTAGTATTTTGTTTTTTATTCTCAATTTATTTTTCTTTTTTTATATCGAATACCTTTCCGAACCTCCTTTTCTCGCTTTGGATAGTCCTTTTTATTCCGTAGGGCTTCAGAATTTTTACAGAATCCTGTCGATCTCGGTATGTTATATAGGTATAGCCACTGTTATGCTGTATTTTTTGAGAAATACTTTTCGTAACCATTCCGAATTACAAAGAACGAATGCCTATAAGGACAAAATATTCTCCATTCTTGCACATGATTTAAAAGGTCCGATGGGAAGTATGGGGACTTTTTTGGGTATTCTTATGGAGTCCGTGGAAAGGATATCTCCCGATGAAATGCGAAAAGGTTTGAAAGAGCTTCGTAAAAATTCGTTTCAAAGTTATGTGATCCTGGAAAATCTTTTGGATTGGGTAAAAAATGATTCTCATCGGATTCATTTTTTACCGGATTATATTTCAATCTCCGCGATTGTAACCGGAACGATCGAGTTATTGCAAATTCAATGTGCGGAAAAAAACATCCAATGGGAATTGAATTTGCCACTCTCTCATTTGCCTTATGCGGATGAAAGAATGACGGCAACTATCATGCGTAATATTATATCCAATGCGGTCAAATTTTCCAATCATTCCGGGCATGTAATCATTTCCAGTCTGGAAAATGAAACTGAATTTGAAATCTCAGTAGAAGATTTCGGTGTGGGAATTCCTTCCGGAAAACTGGAAAAGATTCAAAACGGATTGTTACCCGGTTCTACTTTCGGAACGGCTGGAGAGAAAGGGACCGGGATCGGGCTACTTTTGGCGATTGATTTGATTGCGCAACAGAATGGCCGCTACATACTTTATAGTGAGGGAAAAGGAAGTAAATTTACTTTTTTTCTGCCTAAATCCCCGTAA
- a CDS encoding DsbA family protein, with translation MLLVFFHCTEESKTSELYFPQSLPGEISIKTTLGKEENLRKLQSVSKGKGLSLEEWKDLEKNKIDDSQINRYYAKEKTGSSGFDVSIDMIDSKREGIRRRLAWTRIFKMANVSVSSDESSYFSLSKINLKNAISSGNSDHPKWTIVEWSDFNCSFCRKSHPASAAIRKKYGKDILWIKKDYPLEADTKEGLLALSVMRCVHSERPALYWQSLDSVYELKNFSVTSMQKKLEASSVPGNVIEFCTSEESVSRFEEVVRKDHSEAVSIGVSAIPTILVNGRFVVGALSFVSFEKILKATLPSK, from the coding sequence ATGTTATTGGTTTTTTTCCATTGCACAGAAGAATCAAAAACTTCAGAACTTTATTTTCCACAGTCTCTTCCCGGAGAGATTTCCATTAAAACCACTTTGGGAAAAGAAGAAAATCTGAGAAAGTTACAATCCGTTTCCAAAGGAAAAGGATTGAGCTTGGAAGAATGGAAAGACTTGGAAAAAAATAAAATCGATGATTCTCAGATTAATCGTTATTATGCGAAAGAAAAAACAGGCTCTTCCGGCTTCGATGTTTCCATTGATATGATTGATAGCAAAAGAGAAGGGATCCGCCGCAGACTTGCCTGGACACGTATTTTTAAAATGGCGAATGTATCCGTTTCTTCGGATGAGTCTTCCTATTTCTCACTTTCCAAAATCAATTTGAAAAATGCAATCAGTTCGGGAAACTCCGATCATCCCAAATGGACGATTGTGGAATGGAGTGATTTCAATTGTAGCTTTTGCCGGAAGAGTCATCCTGCGTCGGCGGCGATCCGCAAAAAATACGGAAAGGATATTTTGTGGATCAAAAAGGATTACCCTTTGGAGGCCGATACGAAAGAAGGATTATTGGCATTAAGTGTTATGCGATGCGTACATTCCGAACGGCCCGCACTCTATTGGCAAAGCCTGGACTCCGTTTATGAACTGAAAAACTTTTCGGTAACTTCGATGCAAAAAAAGCTGGAAGCAAGTTCCGTTCCCGGAAATGTAATAGAATTTTGTACATCGGAAGAATCCGTCTCCCGATTTGAGGAAGTGGTAAGAAAGGACCATTCGGAAGCAGTTTCCATAGGTGTGAGCGCCATTCCAACGATCCTTGTGAACGGAAGATTTGTTGTAGGTGCACTCAGCTTTGTTTCTTTTGAAAAAATCCTGAAAGCCACTCTCCCTTCCAAATAA
- a CDS encoding PP2C family protein-serine/threonine phosphatase: MLRFLSICFFLLAYSDIAAQTQEEVRRLETGWTFTDFGTNETKPVQVGQGLVDQGYSVPIRGVYRLEVDIAKPAVYTQGIFLDRLHSVDSTFWNGKSIGSTGKFSPDYYPYWISSRFYSIPTDSILLGKNVLEVQIECREVEFMCGIFRNIPRMGSYESLKDELIYEDLRQLVFVSLFFGIFIQQAISYILNRSSHAGLYLAATAILFVTWRLPILHKIHFLDWNPELLVRTLFFSQCMFPCAIILFVYSLFEEKPSRIVLGLLSLDVVIGFIQFFPLNPDYRFQFVYLWYVLLAFKVPLLITLLARFYNKKSEAIVVSIGALVATCFGIADIVSDLAIGKNQYLSQYGIFAFMFSGILAIGIQNARTRNALKNLNESLEMIVGQRTQELEKQYRILSDEMHMAGSLQSKLIPSMQGDVCGLKVNSVYIPMEKIGGDYYDFYIHDKDTVMFLLCDVLGHGIPAALIASMLKISFLELGPKHKEPDRLLEELNLKMIPVVDKNYITALACSFDLKSMEVRYSVMGHPNPIFVSGTGHAPVILDGKGPILGWRKEAKIQSWKMNLYQGDRYFFYTDGITEAQNSYKELFGESRLLELLSDGRGLEPKQLNKKILDSVRTYSPKLSDDLTFFTVEMP, from the coding sequence ATGCTTCGTTTTCTCTCCATCTGCTTTTTCCTTTTAGCATATTCTGATATTGCTGCACAGACGCAGGAAGAAGTAAGGCGGTTAGAAACCGGTTGGACGTTCACGGATTTCGGAACGAATGAGACCAAGCCCGTTCAGGTAGGACAGGGATTGGTCGATCAGGGATACTCCGTTCCCATTCGGGGGGTCTACCGGTTGGAAGTGGATATTGCCAAACCTGCCGTTTATACCCAAGGGATTTTTTTAGACAGGCTTCATTCCGTCGATAGCACTTTCTGGAATGGAAAATCCATCGGTTCCACCGGGAAGTTTAGTCCGGATTATTATCCTTATTGGATCAGTTCCCGTTTTTATTCCATTCCTACGGATAGTATCTTACTCGGAAAAAATGTTTTAGAAGTTCAGATAGAATGTAGAGAAGTCGAATTTATGTGCGGGATCTTTCGCAACATTCCCCGTATGGGTTCCTATGAAAGTTTAAAGGATGAACTGATCTACGAAGATCTGAGACAGTTGGTATTCGTATCCTTGTTCTTCGGAATTTTTATACAGCAGGCAATCAGTTATATTTTGAACAGATCCTCGCATGCAGGATTGTATCTGGCGGCAACGGCGATCTTATTTGTGACTTGGAGACTTCCCATTTTACATAAGATTCATTTTCTGGATTGGAATCCCGAGCTCCTTGTTAGAACATTATTCTTTTCCCAGTGCATGTTTCCTTGCGCGATTATATTATTTGTTTACTCTCTTTTTGAAGAAAAACCTTCTCGTATCGTGCTTGGTCTTCTTTCCCTTGATGTGGTCATTGGGTTCATACAATTTTTTCCTTTAAATCCGGACTATAGATTTCAATTCGTATATCTCTGGTATGTTTTACTTGCTTTCAAGGTTCCTTTGCTCATTACACTTCTCGCCCGATTTTATAATAAAAAATCGGAAGCGATCGTAGTTTCCATCGGGGCCTTAGTTGCAACTTGTTTTGGAATTGCGGATATTGTTTCCGATTTGGCTATTGGAAAAAATCAGTATTTGAGTCAGTACGGTATTTTCGCTTTTATGTTCAGCGGAATTCTAGCGATCGGGATTCAGAATGCAAGAACAAGAAATGCATTAAAAAATCTGAACGAATCTTTGGAGATGATTGTAGGCCAAAGGACCCAAGAGCTGGAAAAACAGTACCGCATCCTCAGTGATGAGATGCATATGGCGGGAAGTCTGCAGTCCAAGCTGATACCCAGTATGCAGGGAGATGTTTGCGGGTTGAAAGTGAATTCGGTTTATATTCCCATGGAAAAAATAGGCGGGGATTATTATGATTTTTATATTCATGATAAAGATACCGTTATGTTTTTGTTATGTGATGTTTTGGGTCACGGAATACCTGCGGCACTCATCGCTTCCATGTTGAAAATCAGTTTTTTGGAATTGGGTCCCAAACATAAGGAACCTGACAGACTTTTGGAAGAATTGAATCTGAAAATGATTCCTGTTGTGGATAAAAACTACATTACGGCTCTTGCATGTAGTTTCGATTTAAAATCAATGGAAGTCAGATATTCGGTTATGGGGCATCCGAATCCTATTTTTGTAAGCGGCACGGGGCATGCCCCAGTGATCCTTGATGGAAAAGGGCCGATTCTAGGATGGCGCAAAGAAGCAAAAATTCAATCTTGGAAAATGAATTTGTACCAGGGGGACCGTTATTTTTTCTACACGGACGGAATTACGGAAGCTCAGAATTCCTATAAGGAACTTTTCGGAGAAAGCCGGTTGTTGGAACTATTGAGTGATGGAAGAGGCCTCGAGCCGAAACAGTTAAATAAAAAAATCCTGGATTCGGTAAGAACATACTCCCCCAAATTATCGGATGATCTTACTTTTTTTACAGTGGAGATGCCTTGA
- a CDS encoding discoidin domain-containing protein has translation MKPIFFYEVAGFMRFFKIIPFLFLFLFTIACGKKIHFSMVTATSMDNGLPFLVLDGKKWNAEPGAEFVKVHFYADEPFSLSKVSFESCNGNFKDRVAAYVNFDEVYGSTDVEKSNAEVVFEPVVQARSVTLNFQRNLDVCLKQVKFFDEKKKAYRTYTPEIIKGAATASETASPEASYNVLNLFDSKYENAYASVKGGKGVTLNFDFEKEQEITKLKFWNGYQRSDVHCIKNGRIKDFILTGDNGYSAKLSIEDSMGSQEVTLPKPFEGKKLTLTVDSLYEGYSEKGFVLSELRFGNDDGWFALDTLPKSKDLAAKNFDYFTKASLRKVLNRGLTGREVTEVVEGAVTDLPEGASPEVQVEENVDPPSSSDWTIRLRSDGTFFLEGSTLRTNYEEGQEKSQKFYGMGNYEVKSTEGGKIDLRIFGFLRKQAFTSFLDYGEGDCNGCGRDCNIVKNPDPNNTEKIFQEFITLQARGKNYYLTNTKKQNLDFSTLELSLE, from the coding sequence ATGAAGCCTATATTTTTCTACGAGGTTGCAGGATTTATGCGATTCTTTAAAATCATTCCTTTCCTATTTCTATTTTTATTCACAATTGCTTGTGGTAAAAAGATTCATTTCTCGATGGTCACGGCGACTTCCATGGACAACGGACTTCCATTCCTTGTGTTAGACGGTAAAAAGTGGAATGCAGAACCGGGTGCAGAATTCGTAAAAGTTCATTTTTATGCGGATGAACCTTTTTCCTTGAGTAAAGTGAGTTTCGAGTCCTGCAATGGGAATTTCAAAGACCGTGTCGCAGCTTACGTTAACTTTGATGAGGTTTACGGAAGCACGGATGTTGAAAAATCAAACGCCGAAGTTGTTTTCGAGCCGGTCGTACAAGCCCGTTCCGTTACTTTGAATTTTCAAAGAAACCTGGATGTATGTTTGAAACAGGTCAAATTTTTCGACGAAAAGAAAAAAGCATACAGAACTTATACTCCCGAAATCATTAAAGGCGCAGCTACCGCTTCGGAAACTGCAAGCCCCGAAGCCAGTTATAATGTTCTCAATCTGTTCGATTCCAAATATGAAAATGCTTATGCTTCCGTAAAAGGCGGCAAAGGAGTGACTCTGAACTTTGATTTCGAAAAAGAACAAGAGATCACAAAATTGAAATTTTGGAACGGATATCAAAGATCCGATGTTCATTGTATTAAAAACGGACGGATCAAGGATTTCATCTTAACAGGTGACAACGGTTATTCGGCAAAACTTTCCATCGAAGATTCCATGGGAAGCCAGGAAGTCACACTTCCCAAACCGTTCGAAGGAAAGAAACTGACTCTCACGGTAGACTCGTTGTACGAAGGTTATTCGGAAAAGGGTTTCGTATTATCCGAACTTCGTTTCGGAAATGACGACGGTTGGTTTGCACTGGATACTCTTCCCAAATCGAAAGACCTTGCTGCAAAGAACTTCGACTATTTCACAAAGGCATCTTTGAGAAAAGTGCTGAACCGGGGTCTGACCGGACGTGAAGTGACCGAAGTCGTGGAAGGAGCAGTCACCGATTTGCCGGAAGGCGCATCTCCCGAAGTGCAAGTGGAAGAAAATGTAGATCCGCCTTCTTCTTCCGATTGGACCATTCGTTTGCGTTCCGATGGAACTTTTTTCCTGGAAGGGTCCACTCTGCGTACCAATTACGAAGAAGGTCAGGAAAAATCACAAAAATTTTACGGTATGGGAAATTATGAAGTGAAGTCGACGGAAGGCGGCAAGATCGACTTACGCATATTCGGTTTTCTTAGAAAACAAGCATTCACCAGTTTCCTGGATTACGGAGAAGGGGATTGTAACGGTTGCGGTAGAGATTGTAATATCGTAAAAAATCCCGATCCGAACAATACGGAAAAAATCTTCCAAGAGTTCATCACCTTGCAGGCTCGGGGAAAAAATTATTATCTGACCAATACAAAAAAACAGAACTTGGATTTTTCCACGTTGGAGTTAAGTCTGGAATAA
- a CDS encoding NAD(P)-binding domain-containing protein has protein sequence MPFLSSYFTWLKKNAPEGQVEVYPIVSSDFSTNVPGVFVIGDLTGVPLLKFASHSGAKIWDSISETKNELLDAVIIGAGPSGVSAALEAGKLGKKIVLLEAGKAFQTVHSYPKGKPIFAEPKDFKVESSLPIFDGTKESLLDHLNSVLRSNDIPLLEGERVNSVVRKPVGFTVGTESGKEFHSNKVIIAMGKSGDPRRLGIQGEDLPHVSYRLIDPKDYSHKKVVIVGGGDSAVEAAISVSEFAESVTLVIRGKELTRPKQENIRKLESLSGKGKIQVLKESNLREIGESNVICSTSIGAKKIPADDVLLLLGTTPPIPFLKKLGIQIQSSKSVRDWIGLISVFFFAMTAYFGKASFYGSGWFSPLASVSAGIFLLSLVSWVFLWTKSNGIRFPKGWRLFRNFYLVFASFYFLFVYFSATYGGYLLFEKYPGFHYTFLYSLTILVFGLRRISVKPTQYIKLQTFSLIFVQWFFLFLLPEIILPFLGKAGYLGPADGFLLTQVFPGEAYWKAYGFILAWPLSMGVLYDGGITNFWLIYGLVFSFGVIPFLVYHYGKGAYCGWICSCGGLAETLGDEQREKMPHGKWAYRLEHSGQWILLVAFTITVLKLVGVYGKPFVPDLIGAEYAADSVKWIYDLVVDIGLAGVVGVGFYFFFSGRVWCRMFCPLAGLMHIYAKFSKFRIFSEKKKCISCNICTKVCHQGIDVMSYANVGRPMDSVQCVRCSACVSSCPTQVLSFGKQNIFGLSFDKVKAIL, from the coding sequence ATGCCTTTTCTATCAAGTTATTTCACTTGGCTAAAAAAAAACGCCCCTGAGGGACAAGTAGAAGTTTATCCGATTGTTTCGAGTGATTTTTCCACGAATGTCCCGGGTGTCTTCGTTATTGGGGACCTAACTGGTGTTCCGTTGTTAAAATTCGCTTCCCATAGCGGGGCGAAGATTTGGGATTCGATCTCTGAGACGAAAAATGAGCTATTGGACGCAGTAATCATCGGTGCAGGACCGAGCGGTGTTTCCGCGGCTTTGGAAGCGGGAAAATTAGGAAAAAAAATCGTTCTATTGGAAGCCGGAAAAGCCTTCCAAACGGTTCATAGTTACCCCAAAGGCAAACCGATTTTTGCCGAACCAAAAGATTTCAAAGTCGAATCTTCTCTTCCCATCTTCGACGGAACCAAAGAATCTCTTCTCGATCATTTAAATTCTGTTTTGCGATCAAATGATATTCCTTTGTTGGAAGGTGAGAGGGTAAATTCCGTTGTAAGAAAACCCGTCGGATTTACGGTCGGGACCGAGTCCGGCAAAGAGTTTCATTCCAACAAAGTCATCATTGCAATGGGGAAATCCGGCGATCCGAGAAGGCTCGGGATCCAAGGAGAAGATCTCCCACATGTTTCTTATCGTTTGATCGATCCGAAAGATTATTCTCATAAAAAAGTAGTGATAGTGGGAGGAGGTGATTCCGCAGTCGAAGCTGCCATTTCCGTTTCGGAGTTTGCAGAATCAGTAACACTTGTTATCAGAGGAAAGGAATTGACCCGCCCCAAACAGGAAAATATAAGGAAGTTGGAATCTCTTTCCGGGAAAGGCAAGATTCAAGTTCTAAAGGAATCCAACCTACGCGAAATCGGGGAATCCAATGTGATTTGTTCCACTTCCATAGGTGCGAAAAAAATTCCTGCGGATGATGTTTTGCTTTTACTCGGAACGACTCCTCCCATTCCGTTTCTAAAGAAACTGGGCATCCAAATTCAAAGTTCAAAATCGGTTCGTGATTGGATCGGACTGATATCAGTATTCTTTTTCGCGATGACGGCTTACTTTGGTAAGGCGTCATTCTACGGGTCAGGTTGGTTTTCTCCTTTGGCGAGTGTAAGCGCGGGAATATTTTTGTTATCTTTGGTTTCTTGGGTTTTTCTTTGGACAAAGTCGAATGGAATCCGTTTTCCCAAGGGATGGCGGTTATTTCGAAATTTTTATCTGGTTTTTGCCAGTTTTTATTTTCTATTCGTTTATTTTTCGGCAACATACGGCGGTTATTTGCTATTTGAAAAATATCCGGGCTTTCATTATACTTTTCTCTATTCCCTGACTATTTTGGTATTCGGGCTTAGGCGCATTTCCGTTAAACCGACTCAATACATTAAATTGCAAACTTTCAGTTTGATTTTTGTTCAATGGTTTTTCCTATTTTTGCTTCCTGAAATCATTTTACCTTTTTTGGGAAAAGCAGGCTATTTGGGGCCTGCGGACGGGTTTCTTTTGACTCAAGTATTTCCAGGAGAAGCATACTGGAAGGCTTACGGATTTATACTTGCATGGCCTCTCAGTATGGGAGTGTTATACGATGGCGGGATAACGAATTTTTGGCTTATTTACGGTTTGGTATTCAGTTTCGGAGTGATCCCGTTTTTGGTATATCATTACGGTAAAGGTGCCTATTGCGGTTGGATTTGTTCCTGCGGCGGGCTTGCCGAAACTTTGGGTGATGAACAAAGGGAAAAAATGCCTCATGGAAAATGGGCTTACCGGCTGGAACATTCGGGACAATGGATTTTACTCGTAGCTTTCACTATCACTGTGTTGAAGTTAGTTGGCGTGTATGGAAAACCTTTCGTTCCGGATCTAATAGGTGCCGAGTATGCTGCAGATTCCGTCAAATGGATCTACGATTTGGTGGTGGATATCGGACTTGCCGGAGTTGTAGGAGTCGGTTTTTATTTTTTCTTTTCAGGAAGGGTTTGGTGTAGAATGTTTTGTCCTCTTGCCGGACTGATGCATATTTATGCAAAGTTTAGCAAGTTTAGGATTTTTTCGGAAAAGAAAAAATGCATTTCCTGCAATATATGTACGAAGGTATGTCACCAGGGGATTGATGTGATGAGTTATGCAAACGTCGGCCGACCTATGGATAGCGTACAATGTGTCCGATGTTCCGCTTGTGTTTCCAGTTGCCCGACCCAAGTATTAAGTTTCGGAAAACAGAATATCTTTGGTCTCAGCTTCGATAAAGTCAAAGCTATCTTATAG
- the lsa20 gene encoding LIC11469 family lipoprotein adhesin Lsa20 → MTLSSYPFRFLLFSLSLSLFAFCGEGNQDSHNHNQVAAAPNTPVKSNSVEIEIAWQYTQIPLKMEIREPSGSQSLALWTTGSVAFGKPAPFSTPIQDSKILLKPGAKKQFLLVMKNETKEPVYFFAAPHQAHPVEHSFGFKFKCLCVNHAFTVPPGEFWYRVVEIRLSPEFLGDKLSLTHNVIGITKERMLDFEKGSAKSFTTEMD, encoded by the coding sequence ATGACTCTATCTTCTTATCCGTTTCGTTTTTTACTTTTTTCGCTTTCCCTTTCTCTCTTCGCTTTTTGCGGGGAGGGAAACCAGGATTCACATAACCATAATCAGGTGGCGGCTGCTCCGAACACTCCTGTCAAGAGTAACTCGGTGGAAATTGAAATCGCTTGGCAGTACACTCAGATTCCTTTGAAAATGGAAATCCGGGAACCGTCCGGTTCCCAAAGTCTGGCGCTTTGGACCACTGGTTCCGTTGCCTTTGGAAAGCCCGCTCCTTTTTCGACACCGATCCAAGATTCCAAAATCCTGTTAAAGCCCGGCGCGAAAAAACAATTTCTCTTGGTTATGAAAAATGAAACCAAGGAACCTGTGTATTTTTTTGCAGCTCCCCACCAGGCCCATCCCGTAGAACATAGTTTTGGTTTTAAGTTCAAATGTTTATGTGTGAATCATGCTTTTACGGTTCCCCCGGGAGAGTTTTGGTACAGAGTTGTGGAGATCCGATTGAGTCCTGAATTCCTTGGGGATAAATTGTCTCTAACACATAATGTCATAGGCATTACAAAGGAACGAATGTTAGATTTTGAGAAGGGGTCCGCAAAGTCCTTTACTACGGAAATGGATTGA